The following proteins are encoded in a genomic region of Arcobacter suis CECT 7833:
- a CDS encoding aminotransferase class I/II-fold pyridoxal phosphate-dependent enzyme translates to MYSKELESIKKSNRFRTRELFDDNLVDLASNDYLGLSTNKILFQNAYENVLKENYHSPKASMLVNGYSKIHKKFEDRLCEVNGFEAGVIVGSGFLANISMIEALVRKNDTLFIDEEYHASGILATKLLKSEQVVVFNHNDFKDLEKKISTNQRTGRNIIAIEGVYSMGGDLAPLEIFEIANKKKAILIVDEAHSFGVIGNNLLGIFDYYKIKPNKYHVKMGTLGKAYGSYGAYILASKQIIDFLTNRAKPIIYSTAPSLFDTALANESLDFIIKNKKILKEQIKNNLTIIKNILGLNSQSLIIPILIGDNKKVKMIQENLKKNGFLVGAIRQPTVKEAIIRLIAKIDINKDDLTKVCNLLKDSNVNK, encoded by the coding sequence TTGTACTCAAAAGAATTAGAATCAATTAAAAAGTCGAATCGTTTTAGAACCAGAGAACTATTTGATGATAATTTAGTTGATCTAGCCTCAAATGATTATTTGGGTCTTTCTACAAACAAAATTCTTTTCCAAAATGCCTATGAAAATGTTCTAAAAGAAAACTATCACTCACCAAAAGCTTCAATGTTAGTAAATGGATATAGTAAAATTCACAAAAAATTTGAAGATAGATTGTGTGAAGTAAATGGTTTTGAAGCTGGAGTTATTGTAGGGTCAGGATTTTTAGCAAATATCTCTATGATTGAAGCACTTGTGAGAAAAAATGACACTTTATTTATAGATGAAGAGTACCATGCAAGCGGAATTCTTGCAACAAAACTTTTAAAATCTGAACAAGTAGTTGTTTTTAATCATAATGATTTTAAAGATTTAGAAAAAAAGATTTCAACAAACCAAAGAACTGGAAGAAATATTATAGCTATTGAAGGTGTTTATTCAATGGGTGGAGATTTAGCTCCTTTAGAAATATTTGAAATTGCTAATAAGAAAAAAGCAATTTTAATAGTTGATGAAGCCCATAGTTTTGGAGTTATTGGAAATAATCTTTTGGGTATTTTTGATTATTACAAAATAAAACCAAACAAATATCATGTTAAAATGGGAACTTTAGGAAAAGCTTATGGATCTTATGGAGCTTATATTTTAGCTTCAAAACAAATCATTGATTTTTTAACAAATAGAGCAAAACCTATTATCTACTCAACTGCTCCTTCTTTATTTGATACAGCACTTGCAAATGAATCTTTGGATTTTATTATAAAAAATAAAAAAATTTTAAAAGAACAAATAAAAAACAATTTAACTATAATTAAAAATATCTTGGGTTTAAATTCCCAAAGCTTAATTATTCCTATATTAATAGGTGATAATAAAAAAGTAAAAATGATACAAGAAAATTTGAAGAAAAATGGTTTTTTGGTTGGTGCAATCAGGCAACCAACTGTAAAAGAAGCAATTATTCGGTTAATTGCAAAAATTGATATAAATAAAGATGACTTAACAAAAGTATGTAACTTATTAAAGGATTCAAATGTTAATAAATGA